Proteins from one Aquila chrysaetos chrysaetos chromosome 5, bAquChr1.4, whole genome shotgun sequence genomic window:
- the LOC115342277 gene encoding putative uncharacterized protein C1orf229 isoform X2, translating to MRLRCLPACLPSSSSSSSSSSRPLLPALAVPAAGSGRPAGPLPSVSPPPPPRGYASRPGQGGGLRQEQGAVIPPYTPLTSPPPQPSRPRVRRGEGVRGRSAAEDEEDEDAEDAAGRSGAGVPGESLAVLLAAGLAGGRPAAASLRRDLCL from the exons ATGCGCCtgcgctgcctgcctgcctgcctgccttcctcctcctcctcctcctcctcctcctcccggcccCTCCTCCCGGCTTTAGCGGTGCCGGCTGCCGGGagcgggcggccggcggggccgctgccgtccgtgtccccccccccccccccccggggttaTGCCTCCCGgccggggcagggaggaggtctccggcaggagcagggggcGGTGATACCCCCCTACACCCCCCttacatccccccccccccagccctcccgccCCCGGGTGCGGCGTGGGGAAGGGGTGCGCGGCCGCTCCGCGGCggaggatgaggaggatgaggatgctGAGGATGCGGCGggccggagcggagcgggggtACCCGGGGAGAGCCTGGCTGtactgctggctgctgggctggcaggcGGCCgccctgcagctgcctccctgcGAAGAG ACTTGTGTCTTTGA